The following coding sequences lie in one Mus musculus strain C57BL/6J chromosome 11, GRCm38.p6 C57BL/6J genomic window:
- the Olfr397 gene encoding olfactory receptor 397 — protein MERGNQTVVSEFLLLGLPIEPHQQDLFYALFLSMYLTTALGNLIIIILIHLDSHLHTPMYLFLSNLSFSDFCFSSVTIPKLLQNMQSQVPSIPYAGCLAQMYFFLLFADLESFLLVAMAYDRYVAICFPLHYTSIMSPKLCLCLVALSWLLTTVISLSHTLLMARLSFCANNVIPHFFCDMSALLKLACSDIQINKLMIFILGGLVIIVPFLLIFSSYARIVSSILKVPSSRSIRKAFSTCGSHLSVVSLFYGTIIGLYLCPSANNSTIKETVMAVMYTVVTPMLNPFIYSFRNQDIKGAFKKVFSKQMANFSLR, from the coding sequence ATGGAAAGAGGAAATCAAACTGTTGTTTCAGAATTCCTCCTCCTGGGCTTGCCTATTGAACCACACCAGCAAGACCTTTTCTATGCCCTGTTCCTGTCCATGTACCTCACCACTGCCCTGGGgaacctcatcatcatcatcctcattcACCTGGACTCCCAtctccacacacccatgtacttgtTTCTCAGTAACCTGTCCTTCTCTGACTTCTGCTTTTCCTCTGTGACCATTCCCAAATTGCTGCAGAACATGCAAAGCCAAGTTCCATCCATACCCTATGCAGGTTGCCTGGCACAAATGTACTTTTTCCTGCTTTTTGCAGATCTCGAGAGCTTCCTCCTTGTGGCCATGGCCTAtgatcgctatgtggccatctgcttcCCCCTACACTATACTAGCATCATGAGCCCCAAGCTGTGTCTCTGCCTGGTGGCACTATCTTGGCTACTGACCACAGTCATCTCTTTGTCACACACACTGCTCATGGCTCGGCTCTCCTTCTGTGCTAACAATGTGATTCCTCACTTTTTCTGTGATATGTCAGCTCTTCTGAAGTTAGCCTGCTCTGACATTCAGATCAATAAGTTGATGATATTTATCTTGGGAGGACTTGTCATTATTGTCCCATTCCTGCTGATATTTTCATCCTATGCACGAATAGTGTCCTCCATTCTCAAGGTCCCCTCTTCTAGAAGCATCCGCAAGGCCTTCTCCACCTGTGGTTCCCACCTCTCTGTGGTGTCTCTTTTCTATGGGACAATCATTGGTCTCTATTTATGTCCATCAGCTAATAATTCAACCATTAAGGAGACTGTCATGGCTGTGATGTACACAGTGGTGACCCCTATGCTGAACCCCTTTATCTACAGCTTCAGGAATCAGGATATAAAGGGAGCTTTTAAAAAGGTGTTTTCAAAGCAGATGGCTAACTTTTCTCTGAGATAG
- the Olfr398 gene encoding olfactory receptor 398 — protein MAVTNLTYKPQFQLLGLMDGTDPHPLLFLLFLSIYLLNALGNLSMVVLVRSDGALCSPMYYFLGHLSLVDVCFTTVTVPRLLATLLHPGQAISFQACFAQMYFFVALGITESYLLAAMSYDRAVAVCRPLHYGAVMTPWRCFLLVAASWAVAHLHSLLHTLLISALTYPPSAPVRHFFCDMTVMLSLATSDTSAAETAIFSEGLTVVLTPLLLVSLSYARILVAVLGIRTTGGRHRVFSTCGAHLVVVSLFFGSVLSVYFRPSSAYSARYDRMASVVYAVVTPTLNPFIYSLRNKEVKSALKRGFRWRAAPQDE, from the coding sequence ATGGCTGTGACCAACCTCACATACAAACCACAGTTCCAGCTCCTCGGCTTGATGGATGGCACAGATCCCCACCCGctgctgtttcttcttttccttagCATTTACCTACTCAATGCCCTGGGCAATCTGAGCATGGTGGTGCTGGTGAGGTCTGATGGGGCTCTGTGCTCCCCCATGTATTATTTCCTGGGTCACCTGAGCCTCGTGGATGTCTGCTTTACCACAGTCACTGTCCCCAGACTGCTGGCCACCTTGCTCCATCCTGGCCAGGCCATATCCTTCCAGGCTTGTTTTGCCCAGATGTACTTCTTTGTAGCTCTGGGTATCACCGAGAGCTACCTTCTGGCAGCCATGTCTTATGACCGTGCGGTGGCTGTGTGTAGACCGCTGCACTATGGTGCAGTCATGACACCCTGGCGCTGCTTTTTGTTGGTGGCTGCATCCTGGGCTGTGGCCCATCTGCACTCTCTTCTACATACACTGCTCATCTCTGCTCTCacctaccctccctctgccccagtGCGCCACTTCTTTTGTGACATGACTGTAATGCTGAGCTTGGCAACCTCTGACACATCAGCTGCAGAGACTGCCATCTTCTCAGAGGGGCTAACAGTGGTGTTGACCCCTCTGCTCCTCGTGTCCCTTTCCTATGCACGCATCCTTGTGGCAGTGCTTGGAATTCGGACCACAGGAGGCCGGCACCGTGTCTTCTCCACCTGTGGGGCCCACCTGGTGGTAGTGTCACTTTTCTTTGGCTCAGTCCTCTCCGTCTACTTCCGTCCATCATCTGCCTACTCAGCTCGTTATGACCGCATGGCCAGTGTGGTCTATGCGGTAGTCACACCGACCTTGAACCCTTTTATCTACAGTCTTCGTAACAAAGAGGTCAAGAGTGCCCTAAAAAGGGGTTTCAGATGGAGAGCAGCACCCCAAGATGAGTAA